The following coding sequences are from one Eleginops maclovinus isolate JMC-PN-2008 ecotype Puerto Natales chromosome 13, JC_Emac_rtc_rv5, whole genome shotgun sequence window:
- the pag1 gene encoding phosphoprotein associated with glycosphingolipid-enriched microdomains 1 isoform X2, with amino-acid sequence MAPVLSGVWWGPEAGVVGSGAAAATGVASWLGSGQLVLVVTLSTLATLLLVSVMLLLCASCQGQKKAVNGHSAGDHENLMNGVSEKDTISQSADSPAMDLAISSSHNGPLTSVLTDTQDTSPQPSEEMLSSQSELRSSKCPQDRELPSIPPNNGLIGEGPPASGDSTYEVVKEMAVSSRDVSVEDSLYETVKELKEPPPQLGLPNGTIQLSSDEPPNHPPAILNGHLSPCTPERGPLCAGVEYASVDLNKKSRHSADMEAKRRSDNASLPPRKTVEEPEEDLPPPVPAKVLDENDNQPVVMNGLTDSGLHNGELHSPPSPTPGFSNHNLSDNEAAVYSTVDKPNHHEAVSEEDKEHDYSSIAELKGLVPSSSSSDLYATVRDIYAQPDEPEQDEDPGMDRTDPGYETIRIPKNSSLDDDYRAEGSDAAKPEPDYESVGELGLSRETSRL; translated from the exons ATGGCTCCGGTGCTGAGTGGAGTGTGGTGGGGGCCGGAGGCGGGGGTCGTTGGGTCGGGGGCCGCAGCTGCTACTGGGGTGGCGTCGTGGCTGGGCAGCGGGCAGCTGGTCCTGGTCGTCACCCTCAGCACCCTCGCCACCCTGCTGCTGGTCtctgtgatgctgctgctgtgtgctaGCTGCCAGGG GCAGAAGAAGGCGGTCAACGGACATTCAGCAGGAGACCACGAGAACCTCATGAATGGA GTGTCAGAGAAAGACAcgatcagccaatcagcagaCAGTCCTGCAATGGACTTGGCTATCAGCAGCTCTCACAATGGTCCTTTAACCAGCG TCCTAACAGACACACAGGACACCAGTCCCCAGCCGTCAGAAGAGATGCtctccagccaatcagagctcagGTCCTCTAAGTGTCCTCAGGACCGTGAGCTTCCCAGCATTCCTCCCAATAACGGCCTTATTGGGGAGGGACCCCCAGCCTCAGGAGACAGCACCTATGAG GTGGTGAAGGAGATGGCGGTGTCGTCACGTGACGTCAGCGTCGAAGACTCCCTGTACGAGACGGTGAAAGAACTCAAAGAGCCCCCCCCACAGCTGGGCCTCCCCAATGGTACCATCCAGCTGAGCTCAGACGAACCTCCCAATCACCCCCCCGCAATTCTCAACGGTCACCTCAGCCCCTGCACACCTGAGCGGGGACCCCTGTGCGCTGGGGTGGAGTACGCCTCGGTGGACCTGAATAAGAAGAGCCGTCACAGCGCAGACATGGAGGCCAAACGGCGCTCTGATAACGCCAGCCTTCCCCCCCGCAAGACTGTagaggaaccagaggaggacTTACCCCCGCCGGTACCAGCGAAGGTTCTGGATGAAAATGACAACCAGCCGGTGGTGATGAATGGGCTGACCGACTCTGGGCTGCACAATGGAGAG TTACACTCCCCTCCATCTCCTACGCCGGGGTTCAGCAACCACAACCTGTCAGACAATGAG GCAGCAGTGTACTCCACAGTCGACAAACCAAACCATCACGAAGCTGTGAGCGAGGAAGACAAGGAGCACGACTACAGCAGCATCGCAGAACTCAAAGGCCTcgtcccctcctcttcctccagtgaCCTCTATGCCACGGTCCGAGATATCTACGCCCAGCCCGATGAGCCCGAGCAGGATGAAGACCCCGGCATGGACAGAACAGATCCTGGCTACGAAACCATCCGCATCCCAAAGAATAGTAGCTTGGATGATGACTACAGGGCGGAGGGTTCAGACGCTGCCAAGCCAGAGCCTGACTACGAGAGTGTCGGAGAGCTGGGGCTAAGCCGGGAAACGTCCCGCCTCTGA
- the pag1 gene encoding phosphoprotein associated with glycosphingolipid-enriched microdomains 1 isoform X1, with product MAPVLSGVWWGPEAGVVGSGAAAATGVASWLGSGQLVLVVTLSTLATLLLVSVMLLLCASCQGQKKAVNGHSAGDHENLMNGVSEKDTISQSADSPAMDLAISSSHNGPLTSGTILTDTQDTSPQPSEEMLSSQSELRSSKCPQDRELPSIPPNNGLIGEGPPASGDSTYEVVKEMAVSSRDVSVEDSLYETVKELKEPPPQLGLPNGTIQLSSDEPPNHPPAILNGHLSPCTPERGPLCAGVEYASVDLNKKSRHSADMEAKRRSDNASLPPRKTVEEPEEDLPPPVPAKVLDENDNQPVVMNGLTDSGLHNGELHSPPSPTPGFSNHNLSDNEAAVYSTVDKPNHHEAVSEEDKEHDYSSIAELKGLVPSSSSSDLYATVRDIYAQPDEPEQDEDPGMDRTDPGYETIRIPKNSSLDDDYRAEGSDAAKPEPDYESVGELGLSRETSRL from the exons ATGGCTCCGGTGCTGAGTGGAGTGTGGTGGGGGCCGGAGGCGGGGGTCGTTGGGTCGGGGGCCGCAGCTGCTACTGGGGTGGCGTCGTGGCTGGGCAGCGGGCAGCTGGTCCTGGTCGTCACCCTCAGCACCCTCGCCACCCTGCTGCTGGTCtctgtgatgctgctgctgtgtgctaGCTGCCAGGG GCAGAAGAAGGCGGTCAACGGACATTCAGCAGGAGACCACGAGAACCTCATGAATGGA GTGTCAGAGAAAGACAcgatcagccaatcagcagaCAGTCCTGCAATGGACTTGGCTATCAGCAGCTCTCACAATGGTCCTTTAACCAGCGGTACGA TCCTAACAGACACACAGGACACCAGTCCCCAGCCGTCAGAAGAGATGCtctccagccaatcagagctcagGTCCTCTAAGTGTCCTCAGGACCGTGAGCTTCCCAGCATTCCTCCCAATAACGGCCTTATTGGGGAGGGACCCCCAGCCTCAGGAGACAGCACCTATGAG GTGGTGAAGGAGATGGCGGTGTCGTCACGTGACGTCAGCGTCGAAGACTCCCTGTACGAGACGGTGAAAGAACTCAAAGAGCCCCCCCCACAGCTGGGCCTCCCCAATGGTACCATCCAGCTGAGCTCAGACGAACCTCCCAATCACCCCCCCGCAATTCTCAACGGTCACCTCAGCCCCTGCACACCTGAGCGGGGACCCCTGTGCGCTGGGGTGGAGTACGCCTCGGTGGACCTGAATAAGAAGAGCCGTCACAGCGCAGACATGGAGGCCAAACGGCGCTCTGATAACGCCAGCCTTCCCCCCCGCAAGACTGTagaggaaccagaggaggacTTACCCCCGCCGGTACCAGCGAAGGTTCTGGATGAAAATGACAACCAGCCGGTGGTGATGAATGGGCTGACCGACTCTGGGCTGCACAATGGAGAG TTACACTCCCCTCCATCTCCTACGCCGGGGTTCAGCAACCACAACCTGTCAGACAATGAG GCAGCAGTGTACTCCACAGTCGACAAACCAAACCATCACGAAGCTGTGAGCGAGGAAGACAAGGAGCACGACTACAGCAGCATCGCAGAACTCAAAGGCCTcgtcccctcctcttcctccagtgaCCTCTATGCCACGGTCCGAGATATCTACGCCCAGCCCGATGAGCCCGAGCAGGATGAAGACCCCGGCATGGACAGAACAGATCCTGGCTACGAAACCATCCGCATCCCAAAGAATAGTAGCTTGGATGATGACTACAGGGCGGAGGGTTCAGACGCTGCCAAGCCAGAGCCTGACTACGAGAGTGTCGGAGAGCTGGGGCTAAGCCGGGAAACGTCCCGCCTCTGA